The Streptomyces sp. NBC_00162 sequence CCATTCTGCGGGATCGCGAAGAGGCGCGCGGCCAAGAGCAACCGCCGGTGGCGCGCTACGCACGCTACCTCCTCCGAAGCCTTGGGCCCACATGCAAGGTCCGATTCGCGGACAAGGCCGCGCGCGGAGAGCGCACGGAGAGCGTGCGCAGAGCGCCCGCGACGCGCCGGGAGGGGTCCGGGAGGGACCTGTGGGGCACTATGGCCAGGTGGCACCCGTACGGTCGTCCCGCGACGGCTCGGGACCGGCCAGGCGGGCCGGCCGGGCCCTGGGGCGTGCCCTGCACCTGCCCTTCACCGGTACGGCCCGCGGCATCCGGCGGGCCACCCACGCGCAGGGGGCCGGTGAATCGGGTCTCGGCAAGCTGATCGAGCTGCACGCCATCAACGGCGCCGGCGACATGATGATCACCGTGGCGCTGGCCTCGACGGTCTTCTTCTCGGTCCCCACGGACGAGGCACGCGGCCGGGTGGCCCTGTACCTGGCCATCACGATGGCCCCCTTCGCCCTGCTGGCCCCGGTGATCGGCCCGCTGCTGGACCGGCTGCCGCACGGCCGCCGGGCGTCGATGGCGGCCGCGATGCTGGCCCGGGCGCTGCTGGCGCTGATGATGTCGGCCGCGGTGGCCACGGGCGGGCTGGAGCTGTATCCGGCGGCGCTCGGTGTCCTGGTCGCGTCCAAGGCGTACGGCGTGGTCCGCAGCGCCGTGGTGCCACGGCTGCTGCCGCCGACGTTCTCACTCGTCAAGGCGAACTCGAGGGTCACGCTCGCCGGGCTGCTGGCCACGGGCGCGGCCGCGCCGGTGGGCGCCGGGCTGCACCAGATCGGGCCGGAGTGGCCGCTGTACGGGGCCTGTGTGATCTTCGCGTTCGGCACCTTCGCGGCGTTCACGCTGCCGCACAAGGTGGACGAGGCCAAGGGCGAGCGCCGGGCGCGGCTGTCCACACACGAGGCGCACTCGAAGCGGCCGGGGCTGCGGACGGTCAGCCGCTCGGTCCTGTGCGGCCTGCTGGCGAACGCCGCGATGCGCGCACTGTCCGGGTTCCTGATCTTCTTCCTGGCGTTCCTGCTGCGCGAACACCCGATGGCGGGGCAGAGCGCGGCGGTGTCGCTGGGCATCGTGGGCGTCTCGGCGGGCGTGGGCAACGCCTGCGGCACGGCGGCCGGCGCGTGGCTGCGGGCGCGGGCCCCGGAGGCCATCATCGCGGCGGTGCTGTCCCTGACGCTCGCGGTCGCGGTACTGGCGGCGGCCTTCTTCAGCGGGCTGTTCATGGCCGTGCTGGGCGCGACGGCGGGCTTCTCCCAGGCGCTGGCGAAGCTCTCGCTGGACGCGATGATCCAGCGGGACGTCCCGGAGGCGGTCCGCACCTCCGCCTTCGCCCGTTCGGAGACGCTGCTCCAGATGGCGTGGGTACTGGGCGGCGCGATCGGCA is a genomic window containing:
- a CDS encoding MFS transporter, with the translated sequence MGHYGQVAPVRSSRDGSGPARRAGRALGRALHLPFTGTARGIRRATHAQGAGESGLGKLIELHAINGAGDMMITVALASTVFFSVPTDEARGRVALYLAITMAPFALLAPVIGPLLDRLPHGRRASMAAAMLARALLALMMSAAVATGGLELYPAALGVLVASKAYGVVRSAVVPRLLPPTFSLVKANSRVTLAGLLATGAAAPVGAGLHQIGPEWPLYGACVIFAFGTFAAFTLPHKVDEAKGERRARLSTHEAHSKRPGLRTVSRSVLCGLLANAAMRALSGFLIFFLAFLLREHPMAGQSAAVSLGIVGVSAGVGNACGTAAGAWLRARAPEAIIAAVLSLTLAVAVLAAAFFSGLFMAVLGATAGFSQALAKLSLDAMIQRDVPEAVRTSAFARSETLLQMAWVLGGAIGIALPLNGVLGMSVAAAIVAMGTTMAIRGLLAAPRHQHQGTSRPRVA